One genomic window of Arthrobacter sp. KBS0703 includes the following:
- the aceE gene encoding pyruvate dehydrogenase (acetyl-transferring), homodimeric type, translating to MNARKERLDVAAGEDTSHILSGLTNQLPDRDPEETAEWVESLDSLIREQGTERAQYIMRSLLQRAGAQSVGVPMVTTTDYVNTIPADQEAEFPGNEEFERRYRAYMRWNAAVMVHRSQRPGIGVGGHISTYAGAATLYEVGFNHFFRGKDHPGGGDQVFFQGHASPGMYARAFMEGRLTEQDLDGFRQEKSKAGHALSSYPHPRLMPEFWEFPTVSMGIGPMNAIYQAQSNRYLHNRGLKDTAEQQVWAFLGDGEMDEPESRGLLQLAANENLDNLNFVINCNLQRLDGPVRGNGKIMQELEAFFRGAGWNVIKVVWGREWDDLLARDADGSLVKIMNETPDGDYQTYKAESGGFVREHFFGKTPQTKDMVADLTDDQIWNLKRGGHDYRKVYAAYKAATEFKGKPTVILAKTVKGYGLGPHFEGRNATHQMKKLTLDDLKKFRDHLRVPVTDEQLEKDPYQPPYFHPGTDAPEIKYMMERRAALGGSVPERRAKHADIALPEAKTYEVAKRGSGKQQAATTMAFVRLLKDLMRDKNFGKHIAPIIPDEARTFGMDAFFPTAKIYNPKGQNYLSVDRDLVLAYKESAQGQLIHPGINEAGAVAAFTAAGTAYATHGVPLVPVYVFYSMFGFQRTGDAFWAAADQMSRGFIIGATAGRTTLTGEGLQHADGHSPLLASTNPAVVTYDPAYGYEMGHIVRDGLERMYGPDSTDRNLMYYITVYNEPIIQPAEPEELDVEGVLKGIYLLAPAKIDGPRTQILASGVSVPWALDAQRILAEDWGVSADVWSVTSWNELRRDGLAAEEEAFLNPGEPARVPFVAQQLAGATGPIVAVSDYMKAVPDQIRQFLPNEFASLGADGFGFSDTRAAARRFFKNDTHSVVVRSLELLARRGEVDAQAPAQAIEKYRLLDVNAGTTGNAGGES from the coding sequence ATGAATGCGCGCAAAGAGAGGTTGGACGTGGCTGCAGGAGAAGATACCTCCCATATCCTCAGCGGGTTGACTAACCAGCTGCCTGATCGTGATCCGGAAGAGACCGCCGAGTGGGTTGAGTCCCTGGATTCGCTGATCAGGGAACAGGGCACCGAGCGTGCCCAATACATCATGCGCAGTCTCCTGCAGCGTGCCGGCGCCCAGAGCGTCGGGGTTCCGATGGTCACCACCACGGACTATGTGAACACGATCCCGGCGGACCAGGAAGCGGAGTTCCCGGGCAACGAGGAGTTCGAACGCCGGTACCGGGCGTACATGCGCTGGAACGCGGCCGTGATGGTGCACCGGTCCCAGCGGCCCGGGATCGGGGTGGGCGGGCACATCTCCACCTACGCCGGGGCCGCGACGCTGTACGAGGTCGGCTTTAACCACTTCTTCCGCGGCAAGGACCACCCCGGCGGCGGGGACCAGGTCTTCTTCCAGGGCCACGCCTCCCCCGGGATGTACGCGAGGGCGTTCATGGAGGGCCGGCTCACCGAGCAGGACCTGGACGGGTTCCGGCAGGAAAAGTCCAAGGCCGGGCACGCCCTGTCCTCCTACCCGCACCCGCGGCTGATGCCGGAGTTCTGGGAATTCCCCACCGTCTCGATGGGCATCGGGCCGATGAACGCGATCTACCAGGCCCAGTCCAACCGGTACCTGCACAACCGCGGCCTGAAAGACACCGCGGAGCAGCAGGTCTGGGCGTTCCTGGGCGACGGCGAAATGGACGAGCCCGAGTCCCGCGGCCTGCTCCAGCTCGCCGCGAACGAGAACCTGGACAACCTGAACTTCGTGATCAACTGCAACCTCCAGCGCCTGGACGGGCCGGTGCGCGGCAACGGCAAGATCATGCAGGAACTCGAGGCGTTCTTCCGCGGCGCGGGCTGGAACGTGATCAAGGTGGTCTGGGGCCGGGAATGGGATGACCTGCTCGCCCGCGACGCCGACGGGTCGCTGGTGAAGATCATGAACGAAACCCCGGACGGGGACTACCAGACCTACAAGGCCGAATCCGGCGGGTTCGTCCGCGAACACTTCTTCGGCAAGACCCCGCAGACCAAGGACATGGTCGCGGACCTGACCGATGACCAGATCTGGAACCTCAAGCGCGGCGGCCACGACTACCGCAAGGTCTACGCCGCGTACAAGGCCGCGACCGAATTCAAGGGCAAGCCCACCGTGATCCTGGCCAAAACGGTCAAGGGCTACGGACTCGGCCCGCACTTCGAAGGCCGCAACGCCACCCACCAGATGAAAAAACTCACCCTCGACGACCTCAAGAAGTTCCGCGACCACCTGCGGGTCCCGGTCACGGATGAGCAGCTCGAAAAGGATCCGTACCAGCCGCCGTACTTCCACCCGGGTACTGACGCGCCGGAAATCAAGTACATGATGGAACGCCGCGCCGCGCTCGGCGGCAGCGTGCCGGAACGCCGCGCCAAGCATGCCGACATCGCACTGCCTGAGGCCAAGACCTATGAGGTGGCCAAGCGCGGTTCGGGCAAGCAGCAGGCCGCCACCACCATGGCGTTTGTCCGGCTGCTCAAGGACCTGATGCGGGACAAGAACTTCGGCAAGCACATCGCGCCGATCATCCCGGATGAGGCCCGCACGTTCGGCATGGACGCGTTCTTCCCCACCGCCAAGATCTACAACCCCAAGGGTCAGAACTACCTGTCCGTGGACCGGGACCTGGTCCTGGCCTACAAGGAGTCCGCCCAGGGCCAGCTGATCCACCCCGGCATCAACGAAGCCGGCGCCGTCGCGGCGTTCACTGCCGCCGGAACCGCGTACGCCACCCACGGCGTGCCGCTGGTCCCGGTCTACGTGTTCTACTCCATGTTCGGCTTCCAGCGCACCGGCGACGCCTTCTGGGCCGCAGCCGACCAGATGAGCCGCGGCTTCATCATCGGCGCCACCGCAGGACGGACCACCCTCACCGGCGAAGGACTCCAGCACGCCGACGGCCACTCCCCGCTGCTTGCCTCCACCAACCCGGCCGTGGTCACCTACGACCCCGCCTACGGCTACGAAATGGGCCACATCGTGCGGGACGGACTCGAGCGTATGTACGGTCCGGACTCCACGGACCGGAACCTGATGTACTACATCACGGTCTACAACGAGCCCATCATCCAGCCGGCAGAGCCGGAGGAGCTGGACGTTGAGGGAGTCCTGAAGGGCATCTACCTGCTGGCGCCGGCCAAGATCGACGGCCCGCGCACGCAGATCCTTGCCTCCGGTGTTTCGGTGCCGTGGGCCCTGGACGCGCAGCGGATCCTGGCAGAGGACTGGGGCGTCTCCGCGGACGTCTGGTCCGTCACCTCCTGGAACGAGCTCCGCCGCGACGGCCTGGCCGCCGAGGAAGAGGCGTTCCTGAACCCCGGCGAACCGGCCCGGGTCCCCTTTGTGGCCCAGCAGCTCGCCGGGGCCACCGGTCCGATTGTGGCGGTCTCCGACTACATGAAGGCCGTCCCGGACCAGATCCGCCAGTTCCTGCCGAACGAGTTCGCTTCGCTCGGCGCCGACGGATTCGGCTTCTCCGACACCCGCGCCGCTGCACGCCGCTTCTTCAAGAACGACACCCACTCGGTGGTGGTGCGGTCGCTGGAGCTGCTGGCCCGCCGCGGCGAGGTTGACGCCCAGGCGCCGGCGCAGGCGATTGAGAAGTACCGCCTGCTCGACGTCAACGCCGGCACCACCGGCAACGCGGGCGGCGAGTCCTAA
- a CDS encoding beta-ketoacyl synthase translates to MTRKVVITGLGATTPIGGDVPTMWKNALKGVSGARTLEDDWVAKYELPVHFAARCSTPALEVLSRVEAKRMDPSTQFGVIAAREAWADSGITEVDHDRLAVAFATGIGGVWTLLDAWDTLKEKGPRRVLPMTVPMLMPNGVAAAVSLDLGARAGAHTPVSACASGTEALHLGLDLIRSGKADVVMCGGAEAAIHPMPLAAFSSMQALSRRNDDPEHASRPYDLGRDGFVMGEGAGALVLEAEEHALARGARIYAELAGTSVTSDSYHITAPDPEGLGATRALKAAMFDGRIQAEDVVHVNAHATSTPVGDKPEYTALRAALGSHVDNVAVSATKSQMGHLLGASGAVEAVLTVLAVYERKAPLTINLENQDPEIPLDVVTSSRDLPAGDIVALSNSFGFGGHNAVIAVRSV, encoded by the coding sequence ATGACACGCAAAGTAGTCATTACCGGTCTGGGTGCCACCACGCCCATCGGCGGCGATGTACCCACTATGTGGAAGAACGCGCTGAAGGGGGTCTCCGGCGCACGCACGCTCGAAGATGACTGGGTAGCCAAGTACGAACTGCCGGTCCACTTCGCCGCCCGCTGCTCCACCCCCGCCCTTGAGGTCCTGAGCCGCGTCGAGGCCAAGCGCATGGACCCGTCCACGCAGTTCGGCGTTATTGCCGCCCGTGAGGCCTGGGCTGATTCCGGCATCACCGAAGTTGACCACGACCGCCTGGCCGTTGCCTTCGCCACCGGCATCGGCGGCGTTTGGACCCTCCTCGACGCGTGGGACACGCTGAAGGAGAAGGGACCCCGCCGGGTCCTGCCCATGACCGTCCCCATGCTCATGCCCAACGGCGTGGCCGCCGCGGTGAGTCTTGACCTGGGTGCCCGGGCCGGCGCGCACACGCCCGTCTCCGCCTGCGCTTCCGGCACGGAAGCGCTGCACCTCGGCCTGGACCTGATCCGTTCCGGCAAGGCCGACGTGGTCATGTGCGGCGGCGCCGAAGCCGCCATCCACCCGATGCCCCTGGCCGCGTTCTCCTCGATGCAGGCACTCTCCCGCCGCAACGACGATCCGGAGCACGCCTCACGCCCCTACGACCTGGGCCGCGACGGCTTCGTCATGGGGGAGGGTGCAGGCGCCCTGGTCCTCGAGGCCGAGGAGCACGCCCTGGCCCGCGGAGCGCGGATCTACGCCGAACTGGCCGGCACGTCCGTGACGTCCGACTCGTACCACATCACCGCTCCGGACCCCGAAGGCCTCGGTGCCACCCGCGCCCTCAAGGCTGCCATGTTCGACGGCCGGATCCAGGCCGAGGACGTGGTGCACGTCAACGCCCACGCCACCTCCACCCCGGTGGGCGACAAGCCCGAGTACACCGCGCTGCGCGCCGCCCTGGGATCGCACGTGGACAACGTGGCGGTCTCCGCCACCAAGTCGCAGATGGGCCACCTGCTCGGTGCCTCGGGTGCCGTTGAGGCTGTCCTCACGGTGCTTGCCGTTTACGAACGCAAGGCACCGCTGACCATCAACCTCGAGAACCAGGATCCGGAGATCCCGCTCGACGTCGTTACCTCCTCGCGGGATCTTCCCGCCGGAGACATCGTGGCGCTGAGCAACTCGTTCGGCTTCGGCGGCCACAACGCCGTCATCGCCGTTCGCAGCGTGTGA
- a CDS encoding CdaR family transcriptional regulator: protein MPEPTPAPAKRKPPARTMTPEKTETLKKLRASVGQLSTTTMRQLEKSLPWYSRLSSDERSALGLVAQNGIAAFVTWYERPSSPSWILSDVFGTAPTELTRSISLQKALQLIRIVVEVVEDQVPVIAPEADQPSLREAVLRYSREVAFAAADVYARAAESRGSWDTRLEALIVDAILRGENTDALRSRIAALGWKAQERFTVMVGNSPSEPSASYVSELRRTAGRYAEDALVGIQGDRLILILGGVHDRETAYLKLSEMFAPGPVVYGAEASSLLEASSSAQSAFAGLTAARAWPSAPRPVAADDLLPERVISGDDAARRSLVKNIYRPLLAASNGLVETLGTYLELGHSLEATARELFVHANTVRYRLKRVCDVTGWDPLLPREAFVLQAALVVGRLSTPPKPAVERHSARNSN from the coding sequence ATGCCCGAGCCAACCCCCGCCCCTGCCAAGCGCAAACCGCCGGCGCGCACCATGACGCCGGAAAAGACAGAGACCCTGAAAAAGCTCCGGGCCAGTGTTGGCCAGTTGTCGACAACCACCATGCGGCAGCTGGAAAAGTCGTTGCCCTGGTACAGCCGGCTCAGCTCCGACGAACGCTCCGCGCTGGGACTTGTGGCGCAGAACGGCATTGCCGCCTTTGTCACCTGGTACGAGCGGCCCAGTTCCCCGTCCTGGATCCTTTCCGACGTCTTTGGCACGGCACCCACCGAGCTCACCCGCTCCATCAGCCTGCAGAAAGCACTCCAGCTGATCCGGATCGTGGTGGAAGTGGTCGAGGACCAGGTCCCCGTCATCGCTCCCGAGGCGGACCAGCCGTCGCTGCGCGAGGCCGTGCTGCGGTACTCGCGCGAAGTTGCCTTCGCCGCCGCCGATGTGTATGCGCGGGCCGCCGAGTCCCGCGGCTCCTGGGACACCCGGCTCGAGGCCCTGATCGTGGACGCCATCCTGCGCGGCGAGAATACCGATGCGCTGCGGTCCAGGATCGCCGCCCTCGGCTGGAAGGCCCAGGAGCGCTTCACCGTGATGGTGGGGAACTCGCCGTCGGAACCCAGCGCCAGCTACGTGAGCGAGCTCCGGCGGACCGCGGGCCGGTACGCGGAAGACGCCCTGGTGGGCATCCAGGGCGACCGCCTGATCCTCATTCTGGGCGGCGTCCACGACCGCGAAACGGCGTACCTGAAGCTGAGCGAGATGTTCGCGCCTGGTCCGGTGGTCTACGGCGCCGAGGCGAGTTCGCTCCTCGAAGCCAGCAGCTCTGCGCAATCAGCGTTCGCCGGGCTCACCGCCGCACGGGCCTGGCCCTCGGCGCCGCGCCCGGTAGCCGCGGACGATCTCCTTCCCGAGCGGGTCATTTCCGGTGATGACGCGGCGCGCCGGTCGCTGGTGAAGAACATTTACCGGCCGCTTCTGGCCGCCTCCAACGGCCTGGTGGAAACCCTCGGCACGTACCTCGAATTGGGGCACTCGCTCGAGGCGACCGCGCGGGAACTCTTCGTCCACGCCAACACGGTGCGCTACCGCCTCAAGCGCGTTTGTGACGTCACGGGCTGGGATCCGCTGCTCCCCCGGGAAGCCTTTGTGCTTCAGGCCGCACTCGTCGTGGGGCGGCTCTCGACGCCGCCCAAGCCCGCCGTGGAGCGCCATTCGGCGCGGAACTCGAACTGA
- a CDS encoding peroxiredoxin, producing MTAPGSVATTDVVSAPAVGEQAPDFTLVNQFGEPVRLADFRGRNVVLVFYPFAFSGICTGELCEIRDNLAVFEHSDAEILAVSVDSKFALRAYAEQEGYGFSLLADFWPHGAVAEKYGVFDADSGMARRGTFIIDGGGTVRYVVVNPRGQARDLGEYRRVLAGLA from the coding sequence GTGACGGCACCCGGCTCCGTTGCCACAACGGACGTCGTCAGTGCGCCCGCGGTAGGGGAGCAGGCGCCGGATTTCACGCTGGTGAACCAGTTTGGTGAGCCCGTCCGGCTGGCCGACTTCCGCGGCCGCAACGTGGTCCTGGTCTTTTATCCGTTCGCTTTCTCCGGCATCTGTACCGGCGAGTTGTGCGAGATCAGGGACAACCTTGCTGTCTTTGAGCATTCCGACGCCGAAATCCTGGCCGTCTCGGTCGACAGCAAATTCGCCCTGCGGGCGTATGCCGAGCAAGAGGGCTACGGCTTCAGCCTGCTGGCTGACTTCTGGCCGCATGGCGCCGTGGCTGAAAAGTACGGCGTCTTTGACGCGGACAGCGGAATGGCGCGCCGCGGAACCTTCATCATCGACGGCGGCGGCACCGTCCGCTATGTCGTCGTCAACCCCCGGGGCCAGGCCCGCGACCTCGGCGAATACCGCCGCGTGCTGGCGGGGCTGGCCTAG
- a CDS encoding beta-ketoacyl-ACP synthase III — MSVPTLKQSPANEHTRILGIGAYRPDVIVTNDDVCQWIDSSDEWIRQRTGIITRHRAPADVSVIDMAEGAAREALQSAGIEASQLGAVIVSTVTHPFATPSAAASLADRLGATPAPAFDISAACAGYCYGIAQGDALVRSGTAQYVLVVGAEKLSDVIDNTERTISFLLGDGAGAVVIGPSETPGIGPSVWGSDGSKWDAIGMTHSLLDVREYSAAHQDGSTQHASALSADEVAVTDAAIWPTLRQDGQTVFRWAVWEMAKVAQQALDAAGIQAEDLVAFIPHQANMRIIDEMVKKLKLPESVTVARDIADAGNTSAASIPLATHRLLQENPELSGGLALQIGFGAGLVFGAQVVVLP; from the coding sequence ATGAGCGTTCCCACGCTGAAGCAGTCGCCCGCCAACGAGCACACCCGCATTCTGGGCATCGGCGCTTACCGGCCGGACGTTATCGTGACCAACGACGACGTCTGCCAGTGGATCGACTCCTCCGATGAGTGGATCCGCCAGCGCACCGGCATCATCACCCGCCACCGTGCGCCCGCGGACGTCAGCGTCATCGACATGGCCGAAGGCGCCGCCCGCGAGGCGCTGCAGTCGGCCGGCATCGAGGCCTCCCAGCTCGGTGCGGTGATTGTCTCCACCGTGACGCACCCGTTCGCCACTCCGTCAGCGGCCGCCAGCCTCGCGGACCGCCTCGGCGCGACGCCGGCTCCGGCCTTCGACATCTCCGCCGCCTGCGCCGGGTACTGCTACGGCATCGCCCAGGGCGACGCACTGGTCCGCTCCGGCACCGCGCAGTATGTGCTCGTGGTCGGCGCCGAGAAGCTTTCCGACGTCATCGACAACACCGAACGCACCATCTCGTTCCTGCTGGGCGACGGCGCCGGCGCCGTCGTCATCGGCCCGTCCGAGACGCCCGGGATCGGTCCGTCGGTCTGGGGTTCGGACGGCAGCAAGTGGGACGCCATCGGCATGACCCACTCCCTGCTGGACGTGCGGGAATACTCGGCAGCCCACCAGGACGGCTCCACTCAGCATGCCAGCGCCCTCAGCGCGGACGAGGTTGCCGTCACGGATGCGGCCATCTGGCCGACACTGCGCCAGGACGGCCAGACCGTCTTCCGCTGGGCCGTGTGGGAAATGGCGAAGGTGGCTCAGCAGGCCCTGGACGCCGCAGGCATCCAGGCCGAAGACCTGGTCGCCTTCATTCCGCACCAGGCCAACATGCGGATCATCGACGAAATGGTCAAGAAGCTCAAGCTCCCGGAATCCGTCACCGTGGCCCGGGACATCGCCGACGCCGGCAACACCTCGGCCGCGTCCATCCCGCTGGCCACACACCGGCTGCTCCAAGAAAACCCGGAGCTGAGCGGCGGCCTGGCCCTGCAGATCGGCTTCGGCGCCGGGCTGGTCTTCGGCGCCCAGGTAGTTGTCCTTCCTTAA
- a CDS encoding ACP S-malonyltransferase yields the protein MLAIVCPGQGSQTPGFLAPWLELPSVAGHLASLSEIAGIDLTAHGTTSDEDTIKDTAVAQPLIVAAGLVAAKSLFDVELSSLPVILAGHSVGEITASALAGVLTEKEAMTFVRVRANSMAEAAAVTPTGMSAVVGGDPAEVLSAIEAAGATPANVNGAGQVVAAGTFDQLKALAENPPAKARVIPLRVAGAFHTSHMAPAVSALEALKPELQPQAPAVPLLSNFDGQEVTDGAAAVDRMIAQVSRPVRWDQCMDSLVQRGVTGVIELAPAGTLAGLAKRGMPGVKTVAVKTPEDLSAALALFAELEGQA from the coding sequence GTGCTTGCAATCGTCTGCCCTGGACAGGGCTCACAGACCCCCGGATTCTTGGCCCCTTGGCTGGAACTGCCTTCCGTAGCAGGCCATCTGGCCTCCCTCAGCGAAATCGCAGGCATCGACCTCACGGCGCACGGGACCACCTCCGATGAGGACACCATCAAGGACACCGCCGTTGCGCAGCCCCTGATCGTGGCCGCCGGGCTCGTGGCCGCGAAGTCGCTGTTCGACGTCGAACTCAGCTCGCTGCCGGTCATCCTGGCCGGGCACTCGGTCGGAGAGATCACGGCATCGGCCCTGGCCGGTGTGCTGACCGAAAAAGAAGCCATGACATTCGTCCGGGTCCGCGCCAACAGCATGGCCGAGGCCGCCGCTGTCACGCCGACCGGCATGAGCGCCGTGGTGGGCGGGGACCCCGCCGAGGTCCTCTCGGCCATCGAAGCCGCCGGCGCCACGCCGGCCAACGTCAACGGCGCTGGCCAGGTCGTTGCCGCCGGAACCTTTGACCAGCTCAAGGCCCTGGCCGAGAATCCCCCGGCCAAAGCACGCGTCATTCCGCTCAGGGTGGCCGGAGCCTTCCACACCTCGCACATGGCACCGGCCGTGAGCGCCCTGGAGGCCCTGAAGCCCGAGCTCCAGCCGCAGGCCCCGGCAGTCCCGCTCCTGTCCAACTTCGACGGCCAGGAAGTCACGGATGGCGCTGCCGCCGTCGACCGCATGATCGCGCAGGTGTCCCGCCCGGTCCGTTGGGACCAGTGCATGGACTCGCTCGTGCAGCGGGGCGTCACCGGCGTCATCGAACTGGCGCCGGCAGGCACCCTGGCCGGCCTCGCCAAGCGCGGCATGCCGGGCGTGAAGACCGTGGCCGTGAAAACCCCCGAAGACCTGTCCGCAGCCCTTGCACTATTCGCAGAACTGGAAGGACAGGCATGA
- a CDS encoding acyl carrier protein, whose product MASNEEILAGLAEIVNEETGLAPEAVELDKSFTEDLDIDSISMMTIVVNAEEKFGVRIPDEEVKNLKTVGDAVSFIAGAQAA is encoded by the coding sequence ATGGCTAGCAACGAAGAGATCCTGGCCGGACTGGCTGAAATCGTCAACGAAGAGACCGGCCTGGCCCCGGAGGCAGTCGAGCTGGACAAGTCCTTCACCGAGGACCTGGACATCGACTCCATCTCCATGATGACGATCGTCGTCAACGCTGAAGAGAAGTTCGGCGTCCGCATCCCGGATGAAGAGGTCAAGAACCTCAAGACCGTCGGCGACGCCGTCAGCTTCATCGCCGGCGCCCAGGCAGCCTGA
- a CDS encoding DUF3052 domain-containing protein, translated as MSEADAATSVNVAEKLGFKNGDLIQEFGYDDDVDFDLRDDIEDLTGSELLDEDDHDVVDAVIFWWRDGDGDLVDTLMDSLTTLSENGVVWVLTPKSGRSGYVSPAEIQEAAPTAGLHLTTSAGVSKDWSATRLVTRKNK; from the coding sequence GTGAGCGAGGCCGACGCCGCCACTTCGGTAAATGTGGCGGAAAAATTGGGTTTCAAGAACGGGGATCTGATTCAGGAGTTCGGTTACGACGACGACGTCGACTTCGACTTGCGTGACGACATAGAGGATCTCACCGGGTCTGAACTCCTGGACGAAGACGATCATGACGTTGTGGATGCCGTCATCTTCTGGTGGCGGGACGGCGACGGCGACCTCGTGGACACGCTCATGGATTCACTGACCACACTGAGCGAGAACGGTGTGGTCTGGGTGCTGACGCCGAAGTCGGGGAGGTCCGGTTACGTGTCCCCCGCAGAGATCCAGGAAGCCGCGCCCACTGCCGGGCTTCACCTCACTACATCAGCGGGTGTGTCCAAGGACTGGAGCGCCACCCGCCTGGTGACCAGGAAGAACAAGTGA
- a CDS encoding DUF3145 domain-containing protein, with product MSVAMTRGVLFIHSAPTALCPHVEWAIGSVVDKRTDLEWTAQPAAPGMFRSELSWTGAQGTGAQLASALRGWAHLRFEVTEEPSQGVDGGRWSHTPELGIFHAVTDVHGNIMVSEDRIRYAYESGAGDPSAVYHELSLALGEAWDEELEPFRHAAEGAPVRWLHQVG from the coding sequence ATGTCTGTTGCAATGACCCGCGGTGTGCTGTTTATTCACTCGGCCCCTACCGCACTGTGCCCTCACGTTGAGTGGGCCATCGGATCTGTCGTGGACAAGCGCACAGATCTCGAGTGGACCGCTCAGCCCGCCGCGCCCGGTATGTTCCGCTCGGAACTGTCCTGGACCGGCGCGCAGGGGACAGGTGCGCAGTTGGCGTCTGCCCTCCGGGGCTGGGCCCACCTGCGCTTCGAGGTCACCGAAGAACCCAGCCAGGGCGTGGACGGCGGCCGCTGGTCCCACACGCCGGAGCTGGGCATTTTCCATGCCGTGACGGACGTCCACGGCAACATCATGGTCTCGGAAGACCGCATCCGTTACGCCTACGAGTCCGGTGCGGGCGATCCCTCGGCCGTTTACCATGAACTCTCCCTGGCGCTCGGCGAGGCGTGGGACGAGGAGCTGGAACCCTTCCGGCACGCTGCCGAAGGTGCACCTGTGCGCTGGCTGCACCAAGTGGGCTGA